Proteins found in one Synechococcus sp. LA31 genomic segment:
- a CDS encoding nucleoside deaminase, translating to MQRLLRRAAAVGAEGEIPVAAVVLDGQGRAVGWGSNRREQDQQPLGHAELIALQQAARLRSDWRLNDCTLLVTLEPCPMCAGALVQARVGRVVFGAADAKRGALGGVLDLSQDPSAHHHMQVHAGVEAEACALQLGTWFKLRRQQQREQRFGKQAALAQEG from the coding sequence ATGCAACGCCTACTGCGGCGGGCCGCAGCGGTGGGGGCCGAGGGTGAGATTCCAGTGGCCGCTGTGGTGCTCGATGGTCAAGGCCGGGCAGTGGGCTGGGGCAGCAACCGGCGGGAGCAAGATCAACAGCCCCTGGGCCACGCAGAACTGATAGCCCTGCAGCAGGCAGCTCGGTTGCGCAGCGACTGGCGCTTGAACGACTGCACGCTGCTCGTCACCCTCGAACCGTGTCCAATGTGCGCCGGGGCCTTGGTCCAAGCACGGGTAGGCCGGGTGGTGTTCGGAGCAGCGGATGCCAAACGCGGTGCCCTCGGGGGAGTGCTCGACCTGAGCCAAGACCCCAGCGCCCATCACCACATGCAGGTGCACGCGGGGGTGGAAGCTGAGGCTTGTGCCCTCCAGCTGGGGACCTGGTTCAAGCTGCGGCGGCAGCAGCAACGGGAACAGCGTTTCGGAAAGCAGGCAGCTCTTGCTCAAGAAGGTTGA
- a CDS encoding YcjF family protein encodes MKAPARLWLWLGGGLLVLVVMTAVLQAINNLIWQLSYLLPAWLVGPFTLLLFGGGALLAARFAWPWLDTLRKHGWRLPARHGDRSAAALPPPPGNRQEAAQQQLQAVDQLLERIRDAVQKEALQQERQRVAAELERGDLVVVVFGTGSAGKTSLIRALLNDVVGQVGAAMGSTGACVSYRLRLQNLSRGLKLVDTPGILEAGSEGQRREQLARSEAANADLLVLVVDGDLRAAEQEVFSALSQLGKRLLLVLNKCDLRGQEEERRLLALLRRRCQGRIAAEDVIATSSAPQSVPMPGGKPLQPEPEIDALLRRIAQVLHSDGEELIADNILLQSRRLSDAGRRLLSEQRQQDAESVVDRYSWISAGVIAATPLPGVDLLGAAAVNAQMVVEIGRIYGVSLSRAAAQELAVSVGRTLASLGVIKGGMGLISAALSLNLPALVLSRAVQAVGAGWLTRVAGRSFITYFQQDQDWGDGGIQEVVQRQYDLNRRDSALQAFLTAAFNRVVEPLQRQQKQDRLPPQPKSR; translated from the coding sequence TTGAAAGCTCCTGCCCGGCTTTGGCTCTGGCTCGGTGGCGGTCTGCTGGTGCTGGTGGTGATGACGGCGGTGCTGCAGGCCATCAACAACCTGATCTGGCAACTGAGCTATCTGCTGCCGGCCTGGCTGGTGGGGCCCTTCACTCTGCTGCTATTCGGAGGCGGCGCTTTGTTGGCTGCTCGGTTCGCCTGGCCGTGGCTCGACACACTGCGAAAACATGGCTGGCGACTGCCAGCGCGCCATGGGGATCGCAGCGCGGCCGCCTTGCCACCCCCGCCCGGCAACCGACAAGAAGCGGCTCAACAGCAACTGCAAGCGGTGGATCAACTGCTGGAACGCATCCGTGATGCAGTGCAAAAGGAAGCACTCCAGCAGGAGCGCCAGCGGGTGGCCGCTGAACTGGAACGCGGTGACCTGGTGGTGGTGGTCTTCGGCACCGGATCAGCAGGGAAGACGTCGTTGATCCGAGCGCTGCTGAACGACGTTGTGGGACAGGTAGGAGCCGCCATGGGATCCACCGGGGCCTGCGTGAGCTATCGGCTGCGGCTGCAGAACCTCAGCCGGGGCCTGAAGCTGGTGGACACACCGGGCATCTTGGAAGCAGGCAGCGAAGGGCAGCGGCGCGAACAGTTGGCCCGCAGCGAAGCCGCCAACGCTGACCTCCTGGTGCTGGTGGTGGATGGCGATCTGCGGGCAGCGGAGCAGGAGGTGTTTTCAGCCCTCTCTCAGCTGGGTAAACGGCTGCTGCTCGTGCTCAACAAATGCGACCTGCGCGGGCAGGAGGAGGAGCGACGGCTGTTGGCACTGCTGCGGCGCCGATGCCAAGGCCGAATCGCGGCCGAGGATGTGATCGCCACCAGCTCGGCACCGCAATCAGTGCCGATGCCAGGGGGCAAACCGTTGCAACCCGAGCCCGAAATCGATGCCCTGCTGCGCCGCATCGCTCAGGTCTTGCACAGTGATGGCGAAGAGCTGATCGCCGACAACATCCTTCTTCAGAGCCGACGCCTCAGCGATGCAGGTCGCAGGCTCCTCAGCGAACAACGCCAGCAGGATGCCGAAAGCGTGGTGGATCGTTACAGCTGGATCAGCGCCGGTGTGATTGCCGCCACGCCGCTGCCCGGGGTTGATCTGCTCGGGGCCGCAGCTGTGAATGCCCAGATGGTGGTGGAGATCGGCAGGATCTATGGGGTCAGCCTCAGCCGAGCGGCCGCCCAAGAGTTGGCGGTTTCAGTGGGGCGCACCCTGGCCAGCCTCGGCGTGATCAAAGGCGGAATGGGCCTGATCAGCGCAGCACTGAGCCTGAATCTGCCGGCCTTGGTGCTCAGCCGAGCCGTTCAAGCGGTTGGGGCCGGCTGGCTCACGCGAGTGGCGGGACGCAGCTTCATCACCTACTTCCAGCAGGATCAGGACTGGGGCGATGGTGGCATCCAAGAGGTGGTGCAGCGGCAGTACGACCTCAACCGCCGCGACTCAGCCCTGCAGGCCTTCCTGACCGCTGCCTTCAATCGTGTGGTGGAGCCGTTGCAGCGGCAGCAAAAGCAGGATCGACTGCCGCCGCAGCCGAAGTCGCGCTAG
- the lspA gene encoding signal peptidase II, producing the protein MKRSAYLTALVVVVSDQLSKLWALQQLNSGSVMPLLPGLLQQRLVFNTGAAFSVLEGNAIGLGVVSAAVAVGLVFWIQTSGPLSRWQSLGLGLLLGGAIGNGLDRLRIGMVVDFLEVVPIHFPVFNLADTAINLAVLCLLIDLVRRRKP; encoded by the coding sequence ATGAAGAGGTCTGCTTATCTCACCGCCCTGGTCGTGGTGGTGAGTGATCAGCTGAGCAAGCTCTGGGCCCTGCAACAGCTCAATAGTGGATCGGTGATGCCGCTGCTACCGGGCCTGCTGCAACAGCGACTGGTGTTCAACACTGGAGCCGCCTTCAGCGTGTTGGAAGGCAATGCCATCGGCCTAGGGGTGGTGAGCGCCGCTGTTGCGGTGGGACTGGTGTTCTGGATCCAAACCAGCGGTCCCCTCAGCCGCTGGCAAAGCCTTGGGTTGGGGCTTCTTCTGGGAGGGGCGATCGGCAATGGACTGGATCGCTTGCGGATCGGGATGGTGGTGGACTTCCTTGAAGTCGTGCCCATCCATTTCCCGGTGTTCAACCTGGCGGATACAGCGATCAACCTCGCGGTGCTGTGCCTGCTGATCGATCTAGTACGCCGCCGCAAGCCATGA
- a CDS encoding transglycosylase domain-containing protein → MSGGAAELRWWSPGGREQRLQLTPGAYRLGRDANAEICIQAPGVSLQHALLEQVGGAWLLSDLNSTNGLWWRGRRIHQLLLSDGDRVCLAPDHANTAAELQFSHPSERPLRLLRRLSSVALAAMAMSGLALLGLGRLQVPVRPGMALNRGPLVLYDGADRPLASADSSQHREQRSLSGFPSLLIDALLASEDNRFWWHPGLDPIGTARALITNLSGGRVLEGGSTITQQLARSLYPEQVGRGETLARKWRELLVALQLEASSSKRSLLLNYLNRVYLGVGWGFEDAARQYFGKPASQLSLEEAALLVGLLPSPNGFDPCSNPQAALNSRNRVLVKMAEAGRISAERVRQARRQPLRMAAQACGTSGSARPMPFYTDQVKRDLEGLLGADVAAEGNFLVSTYLDPLLQQVVERRLQKRLNAGTGPSQGAVVVLDSRHGGILAIAGGRDYNQSQYNRASMALRQPGSTFKLFPYLAALELGLKPTDSVPCGPLEWGGQVFRSGCAGNLSLQAAFASSSNTAALRLARRVGLDRVVDLARRLGISSPLEPVPGLALGQAEVRLVELTAAYAAVANNGTWHAPSTIRLLTDAERKRSAAASGLRWHQQRRVLTEAQAQQMQMMLRAVVRSGTGRAARLGGEEGGKTGTTNDGRDLLFVGYEPSRHWVAGVWLGHDDNRATGAGSALAAELWGEIIRSAGRGHLDRQSTLR, encoded by the coding sequence ATGAGCGGCGGCGCCGCGGAGCTGCGCTGGTGGAGCCCAGGCGGCAGGGAACAGCGGCTGCAGCTCACCCCAGGTGCCTATCGCCTGGGTCGTGACGCCAACGCGGAAATCTGCATTCAGGCACCGGGCGTGAGCCTGCAACACGCGCTGCTGGAGCAGGTGGGTGGTGCATGGCTGCTGAGTGATCTCAACTCCACCAACGGATTGTGGTGGCGAGGTCGGCGCATTCACCAGCTCTTGCTCAGCGATGGGGATCGCGTCTGTCTGGCGCCCGACCATGCGAACACTGCCGCCGAGCTGCAGTTCAGCCACCCCAGCGAGCGCCCCCTCAGGCTGCTGCGCCGTTTGAGCAGTGTTGCGTTGGCGGCGATGGCCATGAGCGGGCTGGCCCTGCTTGGGCTAGGGCGCCTGCAGGTGCCAGTGCGCCCTGGGATGGCCCTGAACCGTGGGCCGCTGGTGCTTTACGACGGTGCCGATCGACCTCTGGCGTCGGCCGACTCCTCCCAGCATCGAGAGCAACGCTCCCTCAGCGGCTTTCCCAGCCTGCTCATCGATGCCCTGCTGGCCAGCGAAGACAACCGCTTCTGGTGGCATCCCGGCCTTGATCCGATCGGAACAGCCCGGGCACTGATCACCAATCTCAGTGGCGGCCGGGTGCTGGAAGGGGGCAGCACGATCACACAGCAGCTGGCCCGCAGCCTGTATCCCGAACAGGTGGGCCGTGGCGAAACCCTGGCGCGTAAGTGGCGAGAGCTGTTGGTGGCCCTCCAACTGGAGGCGAGCAGCAGCAAGCGCAGCCTGCTGCTCAACTATCTCAACCGGGTGTATCTCGGCGTGGGGTGGGGCTTTGAGGATGCCGCCCGTCAATACTTCGGCAAACCCGCCAGCCAGCTCAGCCTCGAAGAGGCGGCGTTGCTGGTGGGGCTGCTGCCATCCCCCAATGGTTTCGATCCCTGCAGCAATCCCCAGGCGGCCCTCAATTCCCGCAACCGGGTGTTGGTGAAGATGGCGGAAGCGGGGCGCATCAGCGCAGAGCGGGTCCGCCAGGCCAGGCGGCAACCCTTGCGAATGGCCGCGCAGGCCTGCGGCACGAGCGGCAGCGCCCGGCCCATGCCCTTTTACACCGATCAAGTGAAACGGGATCTGGAGGGTCTGCTGGGGGCAGATGTGGCCGCCGAAGGTAATTTCCTCGTCAGCACCTACCTCGATCCGTTGCTGCAACAGGTGGTGGAGCGGCGCCTACAGAAGCGGCTCAACGCTGGCACTGGACCCAGCCAGGGGGCTGTGGTGGTGCTGGATAGCCGTCACGGGGGCATCCTGGCGATCGCTGGTGGGCGCGACTACAACCAGAGCCAATACAACAGGGCCAGCATGGCGCTGCGCCAGCCGGGCAGCACGTTCAAGCTGTTCCCCTATCTGGCGGCCCTAGAGCTCGGCCTGAAACCCACGGATTCGGTGCCCTGCGGCCCGCTGGAGTGGGGAGGCCAGGTCTTTCGGAGCGGGTGTGCCGGCAACCTCAGCTTGCAAGCCGCGTTCGCCAGTTCCAGCAACACCGCAGCCTTACGCCTGGCGCGCCGGGTCGGGCTGGATCGCGTGGTGGATCTGGCGCGCCGCCTTGGCATCAGCAGCCCGTTGGAGCCTGTGCCGGGGCTGGCCCTCGGCCAGGCGGAAGTGCGCCTGGTCGAGCTCACAGCGGCCTACGCCGCCGTAGCCAACAACGGCACGTGGCATGCGCCCAGCACGATCCGCCTACTCACCGATGCCGAACGCAAACGCAGCGCAGCAGCTAGTGGGCTGCGCTGGCATCAACAGCGGCGCGTACTCACCGAAGCCCAGGCTCAGCAGATGCAGATGATGCTCCGGGCCGTGGTGCGTTCGGGCACCGGCCGAGCGGCACGGCTGGGCGGAGAGGAAGGGGGCAAAACAGGCACCACCAACGACGGGCGAGATTTGCTCTTCGTTGGCTATGAGCCCAGCCGGCACTGGGTGGCCGGCGTCTGGCTTGGCCATGACGACAACCGCGCGACCGGGGCCGGCAGCGCCTTGGCTGCTGAGCTCTGGGGCGAGATCATCCGATCAGCCGGTCGAGGCCATCTCGATCGTCAATCCACCCTGCGCTGA
- a CDS encoding pitrilysin family protein has protein sequence MTTTTAVEQLTLAGGCPLWLLHRPGAGILSAKLWMRGGSSEDRPGQRGAAQLLAGVLSRGCGELSGDALADLVEGCGAGLRCEAAEDGTLLSLKCASQDAAALLPLLLQMVQQPWLVNDQIDLERQLNLQTLQRQKEDPFQVAHDQLRHLLYGDGPYGHDPLGVDSDLKSISREQLEERAASFGQAGAVLVLAGEIPDSAAALLLAGTAAQSWISCQPQRQTGPEGLCHPALATSEDDTEQLVLMLGATTTPLGAPQALALRLLHCHLGVGMSSRLFVALREEHGLAYDVGVHYPARLGDAPFVFHLSTSSDRAAEATEQLLVEWKRLLDQPISRSDLDLALAKFRGQEALGRQTSSQIADRHALVLGHGLPFDFADQCLIEAADLTPEHLLNAAQTLLDAPSLSLCGPASALSQAEVIWKQQGFSQ, from the coding sequence ATGACCACCACAACCGCCGTGGAGCAGCTCACCCTGGCGGGGGGCTGCCCCCTCTGGCTCCTTCACCGGCCAGGGGCCGGCATCCTCTCCGCGAAACTCTGGATGCGAGGGGGCAGCAGCGAGGATCGGCCCGGCCAACGCGGTGCGGCGCAGCTGCTGGCCGGTGTGCTGAGCCGCGGTTGCGGTGAACTCAGCGGTGATGCCCTGGCGGATCTGGTGGAGGGTTGCGGAGCTGGTCTGCGCTGCGAGGCAGCCGAGGATGGCACGTTGCTGAGTCTGAAATGCGCCAGTCAGGATGCAGCGGCTCTGCTGCCACTGCTGCTGCAGATGGTGCAGCAGCCATGGCTGGTGAACGATCAGATCGATCTGGAGAGGCAGCTCAACCTGCAAACGCTGCAGCGCCAGAAGGAAGATCCCTTCCAAGTAGCCCACGACCAGCTGCGCCACCTCCTCTACGGCGACGGTCCCTACGGCCACGACCCACTAGGCGTGGATTCAGACCTCAAATCCATCAGCCGCGAACAGCTTGAAGAACGAGCCGCCAGCTTCGGCCAGGCTGGTGCAGTGCTGGTGCTGGCTGGCGAGATCCCGGATTCGGCCGCTGCATTGCTGTTGGCTGGCACAGCAGCCCAGAGTTGGATCAGCTGTCAACCGCAGCGCCAAACGGGTCCAGAAGGCCTGTGCCACCCAGCCCTGGCCACCAGCGAAGACGACACCGAGCAGTTGGTGCTGATGCTCGGGGCTACCACCACACCGTTGGGCGCACCCCAGGCCCTGGCGCTGCGCCTGCTGCACTGCCATCTGGGAGTCGGCATGTCGAGCCGGCTGTTCGTGGCTCTACGGGAAGAGCACGGTCTCGCCTACGACGTGGGCGTGCACTACCCAGCGCGCCTTGGCGATGCACCGTTTGTGTTTCATCTATCCACCAGCAGCGATCGGGCAGCCGAGGCCACCGAACAGCTGCTCGTGGAGTGGAAACGGCTGCTCGATCAACCGATCAGCCGCAGCGATCTGGACCTGGCGTTAGCCAAGTTCCGCGGCCAAGAGGCGCTCGGGCGCCAAACCAGTAGCCAAATCGCTGACCGCCATGCCCTAGTGCTTGGCCACGGCCTGCCATTTGATTTTGCCGACCAGTGCCTGATCGAAGCAGCAGATCTCACGCCCGAACACCTACTGAACGCCGCGCAGACGCTGCTTGACGCACCGAGCCTGAGCCTGTGCGGACCTGCCTCAGCCTTGAGCCAGGCCGAAGTGATCTGGAAACAGCAGGGTTTCAGCCAGTGA
- a CDS encoding alanine--glyoxylate aminotransferase family protein: MATSSSPVSDRHRLQLGPIATPDRLLLGPGPSNAHPTVLQALSRTPIGHLDPLYVALMGEVQELLRYVWQTDNRLTLPMSGTGSAAMEATIANMVEPGDTMLVAVKGYFGLRLQDMAGRYRADVRTIEKPWGEAFSLEEIEAGLKEHRPKILAMVHAETSTGVRQPMDGIGDLCRQYDCLLLLDTVTSLGAVPLYLDAWKVDLAYSCSQKGLSCPPGLGPFTMGPRAEEKLAARSGKVPNWYLDVSLLNQYWGSDRVYHHTAPVNMNFGMREALRLIAEEGLENVWERHRRNAEKLWAGLESLGLQCHVPVDLRLPTLTTVRIPDGVDGKAFSLHLLNKHGIEVGGGLGALAGKVWRIGLMGYNSREENVDRLLNLLEQELPAFRNAVPVAAAAAA; this comes from the coding sequence TTGGCAACCTCCTCTTCTCCTGTGTCCGATCGGCATCGTCTCCAGCTCGGCCCGATCGCTACGCCGGATCGGCTGCTGCTGGGCCCTGGCCCCTCCAATGCCCATCCCACGGTGCTGCAGGCCCTCAGCCGCACACCGATTGGGCACCTGGATCCCCTCTACGTTGCCTTGATGGGCGAGGTTCAGGAGCTGCTCCGTTACGTGTGGCAGACCGACAACCGCCTCACCCTGCCCATGAGCGGCACTGGATCGGCCGCGATGGAAGCCACCATCGCCAACATGGTGGAGCCCGGCGACACCATGTTGGTGGCCGTGAAGGGTTACTTCGGTCTTCGCCTGCAAGACATGGCAGGGCGTTATCGGGCCGACGTGCGCACGATCGAAAAGCCTTGGGGTGAAGCGTTCAGTCTCGAGGAGATCGAGGCTGGCCTCAAGGAGCACCGCCCCAAGATCCTTGCCATGGTGCACGCCGAAACCTCCACTGGTGTGCGTCAGCCCATGGATGGCATTGGCGATCTCTGCCGCCAGTACGACTGCCTTCTGCTGCTCGACACCGTCACCTCGCTCGGAGCGGTCCCGCTGTATCTCGACGCGTGGAAGGTTGACCTTGCCTACAGCTGCAGCCAGAAGGGCCTGAGTTGCCCTCCTGGCCTTGGGCCCTTCACCATGGGCCCCCGCGCTGAAGAGAAGCTGGCCGCACGCAGCGGCAAGGTTCCCAACTGGTACCTGGATGTGAGCCTGCTCAACCAGTACTGGGGCAGCGATCGGGTGTATCACCACACGGCGCCGGTGAATATGAATTTCGGCATGCGTGAGGCCCTCCGTCTGATCGCGGAAGAGGGCCTCGAGAACGTATGGGAGCGCCACCGCCGCAACGCTGAGAAGCTCTGGGCTGGCCTTGAATCCCTCGGCTTGCAATGCCACGTGCCGGTTGATCTGCGCTTGCCCACTCTCACGACCGTGCGCATTCCCGACGGTGTGGACGGCAAGGCCTTCAGCCTGCATTTACTGAATAAGCACGGTATCGAGGTTGGAGGTGGCCTCGGCGCTCTCGCCGGCAAGGTGTGGCGTATTGGTCTGATGGGCTACAACAGCCGAGAGGAGAACGTGGATCGTCTGCTCAACCTTCTTGAGCAAGAGCTGCCTGCTTTCCGAAACGCTGTTCCCGTTGCTGCTGCCGCCGCAGCTTGA
- a CDS encoding aminotransferase class V-fold PLP-dependent enzyme, translating into MSQPCGAALAPAPQPESAASAPLPLFPHPGQLDPELASFLHSASDQLCRWWADADQRSPLPLLSVLPDVSPAVNGLSAAGLLEDLQLVMDGAFNPLHPGSMAHLDPPPLTASVVADLICAGLNNNLLAEELSPSLSRLERSLCAWIAKQLGLGEQAGGVAASGGSLSNLMALVVARQQRGLVGVQDAVVFCSADAHVSTAKALAVMGLPPAALRPVAVDAHGRLQVDQLSVDLDAARSAGLPVLAVVATAGTTVRGAIDPLSEMAALCRRHQIWLHVDGAIGAVFGLSASHASLVSGLGLADSLTVNPQKLLGITKTSSLLLLRQPDLLASCFATGLPYMEPSWADAHGGECGLQGTRPAEVLKLWLGLRQLGMNGIHHLLSAAIERRSQLQALLSALPLELRGGPLHLLAFTPQDLDASEAEVWSQQTRHRLLESQLMLSRPLYQGRHHLKAVLGNPHTGAEQLQAVADVLAASLPSH; encoded by the coding sequence ATGAGCCAACCCTGCGGCGCCGCCTTGGCTCCAGCCCCTCAGCCCGAGTCCGCGGCTTCTGCGCCCCTGCCGTTGTTTCCGCACCCCGGCCAGCTCGACCCTGAGCTGGCTTCATTCCTGCACAGCGCCAGTGATCAGCTCTGCCGCTGGTGGGCCGATGCCGACCAGCGCTCTCCCCTGCCACTGCTGAGTGTTCTGCCGGACGTGTCACCCGCGGTCAACGGGCTATCGGCTGCAGGGTTGCTGGAGGATCTGCAGCTGGTGATGGATGGAGCCTTCAATCCGTTGCACCCCGGCTCGATGGCTCACCTCGATCCGCCACCGCTCACGGCATCTGTGGTGGCTGATCTGATCTGTGCCGGCCTCAACAACAATTTGCTGGCGGAGGAGCTCTCCCCCAGCTTGTCGCGGTTGGAGCGCAGCCTTTGCGCTTGGATCGCTAAGCAACTTGGTTTGGGCGAGCAAGCCGGTGGGGTGGCCGCAAGCGGCGGCAGCCTCAGCAACTTGATGGCGCTTGTGGTGGCGCGCCAGCAGCGGGGGTTGGTGGGCGTGCAAGACGCCGTTGTGTTCTGCAGCGCTGATGCCCATGTGTCCACGGCGAAGGCTCTGGCGGTGATGGGCCTACCGCCGGCGGCACTGCGGCCGGTGGCGGTCGATGCCCACGGGCGTTTGCAGGTGGATCAGTTGTCGGTTGATCTCGATGCTGCCCGGTCTGCCGGACTGCCGGTGTTGGCCGTTGTGGCCACCGCCGGCACCACCGTGCGCGGCGCCATCGATCCTCTTTCCGAGATGGCGGCGTTGTGTCGCCGCCATCAGATCTGGTTGCACGTGGATGGGGCCATCGGTGCGGTCTTCGGTCTCAGCGCCAGCCATGCCAGCCTCGTTTCAGGTCTGGGCTTGGCCGATTCGCTCACGGTGAACCCCCAGAAGCTGCTCGGCATCACCAAAACCTCCTCGCTGCTGTTGCTTCGCCAGCCGGATCTTCTGGCCAGCTGCTTTGCCACAGGCCTGCCCTATATGGAGCCCAGCTGGGCGGATGCCCACGGCGGGGAATGCGGTTTGCAGGGCACGCGGCCAGCTGAAGTGCTCAAGCTCTGGCTCGGCCTGCGCCAACTTGGAATGAACGGCATCCACCACTTGCTCAGCGCTGCCATCGAGCGCCGCAGCCAGCTCCAGGCGCTGCTCAGTGCCCTGCCTCTCGAGCTGCGCGGTGGTCCACTGCATCTGTTGGCCTTCACCCCCCAAGACCTCGATGCATCCGAGGCGGAGGTTTGGTCACAGCAGACTCGCCACCGCCTGCTCGAGTCGCAGCTGATGTTGTCACGCCCGCTCTACCAAGGCCGCCATCACCTCAAGGCCGTGCTGGGCAACCCTCATACCGGTGCCGAGCAGCTCCAGGCCGTGGCTGACGTGCTAGCGGCTTCCCTTCCATCCCATTGA
- a CDS encoding pitrilysin family protein gives MGIPADKPLILPAECMFSPALNPLPALPGLSTSSLPEPQRHELNNGANLVQIDLPQAPVVCLDLWCRAGSAGEKAEESGLAHFLEHMVFKGSEQLEAGQFDLKVEALGGNSNAATGFDDVHYHVLMPPQAAPQALDLLLDLVLQPRLDPSDFAMERQVVLEELAQSEDQPEDVAFQELLLQACGEHAYGKPILGRRQALEAHTPEAMAAFHQRHYRADRLCLAMAGPLAGLDLQHRLEDSALAGLRRSGPLDPVAPLSLKPGRSSITLPRLEAARLLMAWQLPGAADQDSVMGGDLLTTLLAEGRRSRLVEQLRERLRLVESIDLDLNVLESGCLVLLEAVCEPDQLPAVEQEIQRVLLELLKQPPTAAELDRAKRLVSNGYRFSLEVAGSVAAMVGNSQLWGRHHNLQRPLEWLNGWSAERLGNDMIPLLHPDRAFSLQALPA, from the coding sequence ATGGGCATCCCGGCCGACAAGCCGTTGATCCTGCCAGCAGAATGCATGTTCAGCCCAGCGCTCAATCCGTTGCCCGCGTTGCCCGGTCTCTCGACATCGTCCCTGCCGGAACCGCAGCGGCACGAACTCAACAACGGTGCGAACCTGGTCCAGATCGATCTACCCCAGGCACCGGTGGTGTGCCTGGATCTTTGGTGCAGGGCCGGCAGCGCGGGAGAAAAGGCCGAGGAATCGGGACTGGCCCACTTTCTCGAACACATGGTGTTCAAAGGCAGTGAGCAGCTTGAAGCTGGTCAATTTGACCTGAAGGTGGAAGCGCTCGGGGGCAACAGCAATGCAGCCACGGGCTTTGACGATGTGCACTACCACGTGCTGATGCCGCCCCAGGCCGCACCCCAGGCTCTGGATCTACTGCTGGATCTGGTGCTGCAACCGCGGCTCGATCCGAGCGATTTCGCCATGGAGCGCCAGGTGGTGCTTGAAGAGCTGGCCCAGAGCGAGGATCAACCCGAAGACGTGGCCTTCCAAGAGCTGCTGCTGCAGGCCTGCGGTGAGCACGCCTACGGCAAGCCCATCCTGGGACGACGCCAGGCCCTGGAAGCCCACACCCCAGAGGCCATGGCAGCCTTTCACCAACGCCACTACCGCGCCGATCGCCTCTGCCTGGCGATGGCGGGCCCCCTGGCCGGCCTTGATCTGCAACACAGGCTTGAGGATTCAGCCCTGGCCGGACTGCGTCGGTCAGGGCCTCTCGATCCCGTAGCGCCCCTCAGCCTCAAGCCGGGCCGCAGCTCCATCACCCTGCCCAGGCTGGAGGCGGCACGTCTGCTGATGGCTTGGCAGCTGCCAGGGGCCGCCGATCAAGACAGCGTGATGGGCGGCGATCTGCTTACCACCCTGCTGGCGGAGGGACGCCGCAGCCGTCTGGTGGAGCAGCTGCGCGAGCGGCTGCGCCTGGTGGAGAGCATTGATTTGGATCTGAATGTGCTCGAGTCGGGCTGTCTGGTGCTGCTGGAGGCCGTGTGTGAGCCAGACCAACTGCCAGCAGTGGAACAGGAGATCCAGCGGGTGTTGCTGGAGCTACTCAAACAGCCGCCCACTGCAGCAGAGCTGGATCGGGCCAAGCGGCTGGTGAGCAACGGCTACCGCTTCAGCCTTGAGGTGGCGGGATCCGTGGCCGCCATGGTGGGCAACAGTCAGCTCTGGGGCCGCCATCACAACCTGCAGCGTCCGCTGGAATGGCTGAACGGCTGGAGTGCTGAGCGCCTTGGCAACGACATGATCCCGCTGCTTCATCCCGATCGGGCCTTCAGCCTGCAAGCGTTGCCCGCATGA
- a CDS encoding NAD(P)H dehydrogenase assembly family protein — MTDSVAPELPFKLGTNVRLRETPAFLKTADPMPMLRPPDLVDGSEVGEIVGLRALEQYAVRFRRGTFLLEARQLERVIDALTG, encoded by the coding sequence ATGACGGATTCAGTTGCGCCAGAGCTTCCCTTCAAGCTGGGCACCAACGTTCGCCTGCGTGAGACGCCCGCCTTTCTGAAAACGGCCGATCCCATGCCGATGCTGCGCCCGCCGGATCTGGTGGATGGGTCGGAGGTCGGGGAGATTGTCGGTCTGCGAGCTCTCGAGCAGTACGCGGTGCGTTTCCGCCGCGGCACCTTTCTCCTGGAGGCCCGTCAGCTGGAGCGGGTGATCGATGCGCTCACTGGCTGA
- a CDS encoding biotin transporter BioY, producing MGASAWPALRALTNWSGALAGLLLIVCGGLVQAALPSYGPNGLSFIPLPMTLQVPALLLTALICGARSAMLAGVAYISLGLFQLPVFQAGGGLNYLLDPGFGYIAGFLPAAWLSGRLARQPGMDNLLSLTGAALLGLLVLQVCGLANLLLGGLVGRWNGALPQLLLSYSFGPLLPQLLLCCAVAVLALPLRRLLLLES from the coding sequence ATGGGGGCCTCTGCCTGGCCTGCCTTGCGAGCCCTCACCAATTGGAGCGGCGCTCTGGCCGGGCTGTTGCTGATCGTGTGTGGCGGTTTGGTGCAGGCTGCTCTGCCCAGCTATGGACCCAATGGGCTCAGCTTCATCCCCCTGCCGATGACACTGCAGGTGCCAGCGCTGCTGCTCACGGCGCTCATCTGCGGGGCCCGCTCGGCGATGCTGGCCGGTGTGGCTTACATCAGCCTGGGGCTGTTTCAGCTGCCGGTGTTCCAGGCCGGCGGCGGCTTGAATTACCTGCTGGATCCAGGCTTCGGCTACATCGCGGGATTTCTGCCGGCGGCCTGGCTGAGTGGACGCTTGGCGCGACAACCGGGCATGGACAACCTGCTCAGCCTGACCGGCGCCGCCCTGCTCGGGCTGCTGGTGCTGCAGGTCTGCGGCTTGGCCAACCTGCTGCTCGGAGGTTTGGTGGGCCGCTGGAACGGCGCTCTACCCCAGCTCCTGCTCAGCTACAGCTTTGGGCCCTTGCTCCCCCAGCTCTTGCTCTGCTGCGCCGTAGCAGTGCTGGCCCTGCCCCTGCGCAGGCTCCTGCTATTGGAGTCATGA